A section of the Quatrionicoccus australiensis genome encodes:
- a CDS encoding DUF2802 domain-containing protein, which yields MSLEMGGVTLGMREAVIVLIALVALYMVFVLLRMRHLRAAAGQKVGKASVAVTPAAPFAEEEAEIPPPASAPEPWQAAPARLADTVLQQGLEQEVAQLREELDSIRGELAALREDMLNELAHLRATQSVSPIYGDAMQMAAAGYEPAMIADRCGIARAEAELVVALAKSQER from the coding sequence TTGTCGCTGGAGATGGGCGGCGTGACGCTGGGGATGCGAGAAGCAGTCATCGTGCTGATCGCCCTGGTTGCGCTGTACATGGTTTTTGTCCTGCTGCGCATGCGCCACCTGCGAGCCGCGGCCGGGCAGAAGGTCGGGAAGGCAAGCGTGGCGGTAACGCCGGCAGCGCCTTTCGCGGAAGAGGAAGCGGAAATCCCTCCTCCTGCTTCTGCCCCCGAGCCATGGCAGGCCGCTCCCGCCCGTCTTGCCGATACGGTCTTGCAGCAGGGGTTGGAACAGGAAGTTGCCCAACTGCGTGAAGAGCTCGACTCGATTCGTGGCGAACTGGCAGCGCTGCGGGAAGACATGTTGAACGAACTGGCACATTTGCGTGCAACCCAGTCGGTTTCGCCGATTTACGGTGATGCGATGCAGATGGCGGCCGCTGGCTACGAGCCGGCGATGATCGCCGACCGCTGCGGTATTGCCCGTGCCGAGGCCGAACTGGTTGTGGCGCTGGCCAAGAGTCAGGAACGGTGA
- a CDS encoding SPOR domain-containing protein produces the protein MTDKPENSESEDSAGELRNKLIQRLAVAGVMVALLLGVLAFFDYLSTPQEEPDEPVFTSPVPVAPKKPLSQPVTTSTELPEPPAPAAVVAEAPPPPQVAVPPAVVEAAKPEVAKPDVPKPAPVQENRPAQPSTAGAAKPPASVPAPTPVPSVQKPLRPVPESTAAPSQVPLAPVQAPATLAPNPKPTARIVETRQMPVEAPSGAARLFSGFLLQAGVFASPQRAEELHAKLTLSGVPSTLETRVQVGPFRTRQEAELAQAKLKELGVETVLVPPRAGKH, from the coding sequence ATGACAGACAAGCCTGAAAATTCGGAAAGCGAAGACAGCGCCGGCGAGTTGCGCAACAAGCTGATCCAGCGCCTGGCCGTGGCCGGCGTCATGGTGGCGCTGCTGCTCGGCGTGCTGGCCTTCTTCGATTATCTTTCGACCCCGCAGGAAGAGCCGGATGAACCGGTGTTTACCAGCCCGGTCCCGGTCGCCCCGAAGAAGCCGCTCTCGCAGCCGGTAACCACCAGCACCGAATTGCCGGAGCCGCCCGCGCCGGCAGCGGTGGTTGCAGAAGCGCCGCCGCCTCCGCAAGTTGCCGTCCCGCCGGCCGTTGTCGAGGCTGCCAAGCCGGAAGTCGCCAAACCCGATGTTCCCAAGCCGGCGCCCGTGCAGGAAAACCGGCCTGCGCAGCCGTCGACCGCTGGAGCCGCGAAGCCGCCGGCCAGTGTGCCAGCGCCAACGCCTGTTCCGTCCGTGCAAAAGCCGCTACGTCCGGTTCCGGAATCAACCGCTGCGCCGAGTCAGGTTCCGCTTGCTCCGGTGCAAGCGCCCGCGACGCTGGCGCCCAATCCCAAACCAACGGCCCGGATTGTCGAGACGCGCCAGATGCCGGTCGAAGCGCCGAGTGGTGCTGCCCGTCTTTTTTCAGGCTTCCTGCTCCAGGCTGGCGTTTTTGCCAGTCCGCAACGGGCCGAGGAGTTGCACGCCAAGCTGACCCTGAGCGGTGTACCTTCGACACTTGAGACCCGGGTTCAGGTTGGCCCCTTCCGTACCCGGCAGGAGGCGGAACTGGCTCAGGCAAAACTCAAGGAACTGGGCGTCGAAACCGTGCTCGTCCCTCCCCGGGCTGGCAAGCACTAA
- a CDS encoding tetratricopeptide repeat protein, with amino-acid sequence MNPRIESLEKMLDGPRDGALLRFSLGNEYLKAGDPAAAGKCFQAAVDRDPNYSAAWKALGKALNEAGDAAGAVAAYEQGIAVAEARGDIQAAKEMTVFVKRIHSLKNS; translated from the coding sequence ATGAACCCACGTATCGAATCCCTGGAAAAAATGCTCGACGGCCCGCGCGACGGCGCCCTGCTCCGCTTTTCGCTGGGCAACGAATACCTCAAGGCTGGCGATCCGGCCGCCGCTGGAAAATGCTTCCAGGCCGCAGTCGACCGTGATCCGAACTATTCAGCCGCCTGGAAGGCACTCGGCAAGGCGCTCAATGAAGCCGGCGATGCGGCCGGCGCAGTCGCAGCCTATGAGCAGGGCATCGCCGTTGCCGAGGCGCGCGGCGATATTCAGGCGGCAAAGGAAATGACCGTGTTCGTTAAACGAATCCACTCATTAAAAAATTCATAG
- a CDS encoding RidA family protein produces the protein MAKTIIATPNAPAAIGTYSQAVRVGDTVYLSGQIGLDPASMQMVDGIDAQIVRVFENLKAVAEAAGGSLGDVVKLNVFLTDLANFAKVNETMAKYFKEPFPARAAVGVKELPRAALVEADAVMVIG, from the coding sequence ATGGCCAAGACCATCATCGCCACCCCGAACGCACCGGCCGCCATCGGCACCTACTCGCAAGCCGTGCGCGTCGGCGACACCGTGTACCTGTCGGGGCAGATCGGCCTCGATCCGGCTTCCATGCAGATGGTAGACGGTATCGACGCGCAAATCGTTCGCGTCTTCGAGAATCTCAAGGCGGTAGCCGAAGCGGCCGGCGGCTCGCTCGGCGATGTCGTCAAGCTCAACGTCTTCCTGACCGACCTGGCCAATTTCGCCAAGGTCAACGAAACCATGGCCAAGTACTTCAAGGAGCCGTTCCCGGCGCGTGCCGCGGTCGGCGTCAAGGAACTGCCGCGCGCTGCGCTGGTCGAGGCCGACGCGGTGATGGTCATCGGCTGA
- the recG gene encoding ATP-dependent DNA helicase RecG has product MPESGAAAPAVPPDSPAIRAPEALLKKLAKIGLHSEADLLVHLPLRYEDETRITPVAHAPWGEAVLVEVVVSSCEVQYRPRRQMVVHAVDDSGELVMRFFSFYPSQQAALAVGAKVRAFGEVRGGFFGAEMVHPRFHKVRDDEPLPDEMTPVYPSTAGVANSALQKLIGKALQVGDLSDTLPDELRQRLKLPALARSLRFLHRPPPGTDLDTLHARNHPAWRRVKFDEVLAQQMSLRRAYLARREQGAPVLVAQDDLGARLVDSLPFGLTGAQLRAMAEIAGDLAQPYPMQRLLQGDVGAGKTIVAALAACQAISAGWQAAFMAPTEILAEQHYLKLKDWLEPLGIKVAWLSGSLKSKAKREQLAATAADAQLVVGTHALIQDGVDFAKLGLAIVDEQHRFGVAQRLALRKKGANPHQLMMSATPIPRTLAMSYYADLDVTVLDELPPGRTPIKTRLVADNRRQDVVGFVQKLVEEGRQAYWVCPLIEESEALQLQTAQETYETLSADLPALTVGLVHGRLKADEKQAVMSAFAAGDIDVLVATTVIEVGVDVPNASLMVIEHAERFGLSQLHQLRGRVGRGQYESSCVLIYAGPLGEIARQRLKIIFENTDGFEIARQDLQIRGPGEFVGARQSGVPLLRYADLEMDADLVEMAREVAEEMLTQHADLAERHLKRWLGAREELLKS; this is encoded by the coding sequence ATGCCGGAATCCGGGGCTGCGGCCCCTGCCGTGCCGCCCGATTCGCCAGCGATCCGGGCGCCGGAAGCGCTGCTCAAGAAACTCGCCAAGATCGGCCTCCACAGCGAGGCCGATTTGCTGGTGCACCTGCCGCTGCGCTACGAGGACGAAACGCGCATCACGCCGGTGGCGCACGCGCCCTGGGGCGAAGCGGTGCTGGTTGAGGTGGTGGTCAGCAGTTGCGAGGTGCAGTACCGGCCGCGCCGGCAGATGGTCGTGCATGCCGTGGACGATAGTGGCGAGTTGGTCATGCGCTTCTTCAGCTTCTACCCGAGCCAGCAGGCGGCGCTCGCGGTCGGGGCGAAAGTGCGCGCCTTTGGCGAGGTGCGCGGCGGCTTCTTCGGCGCCGAGATGGTGCACCCCCGTTTTCACAAGGTGCGCGACGACGAGCCGCTGCCCGACGAAATGACCCCGGTTTACCCGTCGACCGCTGGCGTTGCCAATTCGGCGCTGCAGAAACTGATCGGCAAGGCGCTGCAGGTCGGTGACCTGTCCGACACCTTACCCGACGAATTGCGCCAGCGCCTGAAGCTGCCGGCCCTGGCGCGCAGCCTGCGTTTTTTGCACCGGCCGCCGCCGGGTACCGATCTCGACACCCTGCATGCGCGCAATCACCCGGCCTGGCGCCGGGTCAAGTTCGACGAGGTGCTCGCCCAGCAGATGTCCTTGCGCCGCGCCTACCTCGCCCGCCGCGAGCAGGGCGCGCCGGTGCTGGTGGCGCAGGACGATCTCGGCGCCCGCCTGGTCGACAGCCTGCCCTTCGGCCTGACCGGTGCGCAGTTGCGGGCGATGGCCGAAATCGCCGGCGACCTCGCGCAGCCCTACCCGATGCAGCGTCTGCTCCAAGGTGACGTCGGCGCCGGCAAAACCATCGTCGCGGCGCTCGCCGCCTGCCAGGCGATCTCGGCCGGCTGGCAGGCGGCCTTCATGGCGCCGACCGAAATCCTCGCCGAGCAGCATTACCTCAAGCTCAAGGATTGGCTGGAACCGCTCGGCATCAAGGTCGCCTGGCTGTCGGGCAGCCTCAAGTCGAAAGCCAAACGCGAACAGCTGGCGGCAACGGCGGCCGATGCGCAACTGGTGGTCGGCACGCATGCCCTGATCCAGGATGGCGTCGATTTCGCCAAACTGGGTCTGGCCATCGTCGACGAACAGCACCGTTTCGGCGTCGCGCAGCGCCTGGCGCTACGCAAGAAGGGCGCGAATCCGCACCAGCTGATGATGTCGGCGACGCCCATCCCGCGCACGCTGGCGATGAGTTATTACGCCGATCTCGACGTCACTGTGCTCGACGAACTGCCGCCCGGCCGGACGCCGATCAAGACGCGTCTGGTCGCCGACAATCGGCGTCAGGACGTGGTCGGCTTCGTGCAGAAGCTGGTCGAAGAGGGCCGCCAGGCCTACTGGGTCTGCCCGCTGATCGAGGAATCGGAAGCCCTGCAATTGCAGACGGCGCAGGAAACCTACGAAACGCTTTCGGCCGATTTGCCGGCGTTGACCGTTGGCCTGGTGCACGGTCGCCTCAAGGCCGACGAGAAGCAGGCCGTGATGAGCGCCTTCGCGGCCGGCGACATCGATGTACTGGTGGCAACGACGGTGATCGAGGTCGGCGTCGATGTGCCCAATGCCAGCCTGATGGTGATCGAGCACGCCGAACGCTTCGGCCTGTCGCAGCTGCACCAGCTGCGCGGCCGGGTCGGGCGCGGCCAGTACGAATCGAGCTGCGTGCTGATCTACGCCGGGCCGCTCGGCGAAATCGCGCGGCAGCGCCTGAAAATCATTTTCGAGAATACCGACGGCTTCGAGATCGCCCGCCAGGACCTGCAGATCCGCGGTCCCGGCGAGTTCGTCGGTGCCCGCCAGAGCGGTGTGCCGCTGCTGCGCTACGCCGATCTGGAAATGGATGCCGACCTGGTCGAGATGGCGCGCGAAGTCGCCGAGGAAATGCTGACCCAGCACGCCGATCTCGCCGAGCGCCACCTCAAGCGCTGGCTTGGGGCGCGCGAGGAACTGCTCAAGTCCTAA
- a CDS encoding CsgG/HfaB family protein produces the protein MIENKKLLGLCCAALMAMLAGCATEDSRTIVPQQTVAAARPYVGVRQPISVGKFDNRSSFMRGVFSDGVDRLGSQAKTVLVSHLQQTNRFSVLDRENMSEIKQEAAISKKQQALKGARYVITGDVTEFGRKEVGDHQLFGILGRGKQQIAYAKVALNVVDVETSEVVYSTAGAGEYSLSNREVVGFGGTASYDSTLNGKVLDLAIRQAVDGLVNGIEAGAWRPSN, from the coding sequence GTGATTGAAAACAAAAAACTGCTCGGCCTTTGTTGTGCTGCATTGATGGCCATGCTTGCTGGTTGTGCGACGGAAGACTCCCGCACAATCGTTCCGCAGCAGACCGTTGCCGCCGCCCGTCCGTATGTGGGTGTGCGCCAGCCGATTTCCGTAGGCAAGTTTGATAACCGTTCCAGCTTCATGCGCGGTGTCTTCTCGGACGGTGTGGATCGCCTCGGTAGTCAGGCCAAGACTGTCCTGGTTTCGCATCTGCAGCAAACAAATCGTTTCTCTGTCCTGGATCGCGAGAACATGAGCGAAATCAAGCAGGAAGCGGCTATCAGCAAGAAGCAGCAAGCGCTTAAGGGGGCACGTTATGTGATTACTGGCGACGTCACCGAGTTTGGCCGCAAGGAGGTTGGTGATCACCAGTTGTTCGGTATCCTGGGGCGCGGCAAGCAGCAAATCGCGTATGCCAAGGTGGCCTTGAACGTGGTTGATGTCGAGACCTCGGAAGTGGTTTATTCAACGGCAGGCGCAGGCGAATACTCATTGTCCAATCGTGAAGTTGTTGGCTTTGGCGGTACGGCCAGCTATGACTCCACGCTTAACGGCAAGGTGCTCGATCTGGCCATCCGTCAGGCCGTCGATGGCTTGGTGAATGGTATCGAAGCCGGTGCCTGGCGTCCGTCCAACTAA
- a CDS encoding DUF4810 domain-containing protein, with product MMHNRSGLSSTLVASAVVVMLSGCVTRPQPLYYWGDFTSQQYAYFKGDKGPEEVIQSLERVREEAKATGKPVPPGLQAHLGLMYGQTGRTDMFEQNLQAERQQFPESSVYVDFLLKKNQNDKAPK from the coding sequence ATGATGCACAATCGCTCAGGGCTGAGTTCCACCCTTGTTGCAAGCGCGGTAGTGGTGATGCTGTCGGGCTGCGTAACACGCCCGCAGCCTCTCTATTACTGGGGGGATTTCACTAGTCAACAGTACGCCTACTTCAAGGGTGACAAGGGGCCGGAAGAAGTCATCCAAAGTCTCGAAAGGGTTCGCGAAGAAGCCAAGGCAACAGGAAAGCCTGTCCCGCCCGGGCTACAGGCGCACCTCGGTCTGATGTATGGGCAGACCGGGCGCACCGACATGTTCGAGCAGAATCTGCAGGCCGAGCGCCAGCAGTTCCCGGAAAGCTCGGTCTATGTTGATTTCCTGCTGAAGAAAAATCAAAACGACAAGGCGCCAAAATGA
- a CDS encoding DUF799 domain-containing protein, with the protein MNAKRSFSQYFFMVLAASMLLGGCATRAPYDYTAFKEARPASILVLPPVNNSPDITATHSMMSQATAPLAESGYYVFPVALVDETFKQNGLTTPPDIHQVPGPKLREIFGADAALYINVKQYGTAYMVISSETRVTAEAKLVDLRTGRLLWAGSATASSAEGDGNSGGLIGLLIKAAVRQIMETVSSKGHQIAGQTSARLLSAGRPGGILFGPRSPMYLKEGVPAQ; encoded by the coding sequence ATGAACGCCAAACGAAGCTTTTCGCAGTATTTTTTCATGGTGCTTGCTGCCTCGATGCTCTTGGGGGGGTGTGCTACGCGTGCGCCCTACGACTATACGGCGTTCAAGGAAGCCCGGCCGGCATCCATCCTTGTTTTGCCCCCGGTTAACAACTCGCCTGACATAACCGCAACCCACAGCATGATGTCCCAGGCAACGGCGCCACTGGCCGAGTCGGGTTACTACGTGTTTCCGGTGGCTTTGGTTGATGAGACTTTCAAACAGAATGGCCTGACTACTCCGCCAGACATTCATCAGGTTCCGGGACCGAAGTTGCGCGAAATATTCGGTGCTGACGCCGCGCTCTATATCAATGTCAAACAGTACGGCACTGCGTACATGGTTATTTCCAGTGAAACCCGTGTCACGGCAGAAGCAAAGCTGGTTGATTTGCGAACGGGCCGCCTGCTTTGGGCTGGGTCCGCCACTGCCTCGAGCGCGGAGGGCGATGGTAACAGCGGCGGGCTGATTGGCTTGTTGATCAAGGCGGCTGTTCGTCAGATCATGGAAACGGTTAGCAGCAAGGGGCACCAGATTGCGGGTCAAACCAGCGCTCGTCTATTGAGCGCAGGCCGTCCCGGCGGCATCCTGTTCGGGCCGCGTTCGCCGATGTATCTCAAGGAAGGTGTGCCTGCGCAGTAA
- a CDS encoding alpha/beta fold hydrolase, with translation MRISRSEYLDLPDVRLHIRRWGNPQAPMLFLLHGWMDVSASFQFVVDELARDWNIVAPDWRGFGNSQWLNRPYFFAEHLGDLEAILDRYAPDGQVRLAGHSMGGILACLYAGIRPERVEKLITLEGFGIAPTTPDMAPERYGQWLGALRQPPRMHAYADRAAFARRLLASDRFLTPERASYLARHLARIGNGETKSGQRRHGIIWNGDAWHKAPAPYLFRLEESMAIWKQITCPVLWVAGRQSWVVRDFAARPGDWEARQACFAKVEEAWIDEADHMLHHDQPAEVARLIETWFTT, from the coding sequence ATGCGTATCTCCCGTTCCGAATACCTCGACCTGCCCGATGTCCGCCTGCATATCCGCCGCTGGGGCAACCCGCAGGCGCCCATGCTTTTCCTGCTGCACGGCTGGATGGACGTCTCCGCCTCCTTCCAGTTCGTCGTCGACGAACTGGCGCGCGACTGGAATATCGTCGCCCCCGACTGGCGCGGCTTCGGCAATTCGCAATGGCTGAACCGGCCGTATTTCTTCGCCGAACACCTCGGCGATCTTGAGGCCATCCTCGACCGTTACGCGCCGGATGGCCAGGTGCGTCTGGCCGGGCACAGCATGGGCGGCATCCTCGCCTGCCTGTATGCCGGCATCCGGCCGGAACGCGTTGAAAAGCTGATCACCCTCGAAGGTTTCGGCATCGCGCCGACTACGCCGGACATGGCGCCGGAGCGTTACGGCCAGTGGCTGGGCGCACTGCGCCAACCGCCACGCATGCACGCCTATGCCGACCGCGCCGCTTTCGCGCGCCGCCTGCTGGCCAGCGACCGCTTCCTGACGCCGGAGCGCGCCAGCTACCTGGCGCGTCACCTAGCCCGCATCGGCAACGGCGAGACCAAGAGCGGCCAGCGCAGGCACGGCATCATCTGGAACGGCGACGCCTGGCACAAGGCACCCGCCCCCTATCTGTTCCGCCTTGAGGAATCGATGGCGATCTGGAAACAGATCACCTGCCCGGTGCTCTGGGTGGCCGGCCGCCAGTCCTGGGTGGTGCGCGACTTCGCCGCCCGACCCGGCGACTGGGAAGCGCGCCAGGCCTGTTTCGCCAAGGTCGAAGAAGCCTGGATCGACGAGGCCGACCACATGCTGCATCACGACCAGCCGGCCGAAGTGGCGCGTCTGATCGAGACTTGGTTTACGACTTGA
- the ccoG gene encoding cytochrome c oxidase accessory protein CcoG, translated as MSTRSTPRKVIAIKPVGGAEGKVYPRSVSGPYTSWRWIFVWLTQVVFYGLCWLPWHGRQAVLFDIDTRKFYFFDLVLWPQDTIYLVLLMILGAFALFLFTAVAGRLWCGYSCPQTVYTSIFLWFEKIIEGERPQRIKLDAAPWSHRKLALKTAKHAVWLIFSLWTGITFVGYFMPIRELIADLLAFAPGPWAAFWVVFYAFATYGNAGFLRDQMCRQICPYARFQFVMFDPDTLIIAYDTARGESRGARAKGSDPQALGLGDCIDCGICVQVCPTGIDIRNGLQNECIGCAACIDACDQVMDKMNYPRGLIRYSTENAVSMRYTPTEILRRAVRPRVIFYSAILVLLTAATAWSLASRIPLKVNVLKDRSVLSREADDGSIENAYRLQIMNTGDQTRSFRISVAGIDGIRLTSSERLTIAGGEIGIQTAIVTAAPGASQAGATAINFTIADENDPQVSVVEHSKFWMP; from the coding sequence ATGAGCACTCGTTCCACCCCGCGCAAAGTGATCGCCATCAAGCCGGTTGGCGGCGCCGAAGGCAAGGTTTATCCACGCTCGGTGAGCGGCCCTTATACCAGTTGGCGCTGGATTTTCGTCTGGCTGACCCAGGTCGTTTTCTACGGCCTGTGCTGGCTGCCCTGGCATGGTCGCCAGGCGGTGCTGTTCGATATCGACACGCGCAAGTTCTATTTCTTCGACCTGGTACTCTGGCCACAGGACACAATCTACCTGGTCCTGCTGATGATCCTCGGTGCCTTCGCGCTCTTCCTGTTCACCGCCGTAGCCGGGCGCCTGTGGTGTGGCTATAGCTGCCCGCAGACGGTCTATACCTCGATCTTCCTCTGGTTCGAGAAGATCATCGAAGGCGAGCGGCCGCAACGCATCAAGCTCGACGCCGCCCCCTGGTCGCACCGCAAGCTGGCGCTGAAGACGGCCAAGCACGCCGTCTGGCTGATTTTTTCATTGTGGACCGGCATCACCTTCGTCGGCTATTTCATGCCAATCCGCGAATTGATCGCCGATCTGCTCGCCTTCGCCCCCGGCCCCTGGGCCGCCTTCTGGGTGGTGTTCTACGCCTTCGCGACCTACGGCAACGCCGGTTTCCTGCGCGACCAGATGTGCCGCCAGATCTGCCCCTACGCCCGCTTCCAGTTCGTGATGTTCGACCCGGACACGCTGATCATCGCCTACGACACGGCGCGCGGCGAATCGCGCGGCGCCCGTGCCAAGGGCAGCGACCCGCAGGCTCTCGGCCTTGGCGACTGCATCGATTGCGGTATCTGCGTCCAGGTCTGCCCGACCGGCATCGACATCCGCAACGGCCTGCAGAACGAGTGCATCGGTTGCGCCGCCTGCATCGACGCCTGCGACCAGGTAATGGACAAGATGAATTACCCGCGCGGCCTGATCCGCTACTCGACCGAGAACGCGGTCAGCATGCGCTATACGCCGACCGAGATCCTGCGCCGCGCCGTGCGGCCGCGCGTCATTTTCTACAGCGCCATCCTCGTCCTGCTCACCGCCGCGACAGCCTGGTCGCTGGCGTCACGCATTCCGCTCAAGGTCAATGTACTCAAGGATCGCAGCGTGCTGTCGCGCGAGGCCGACGACGGCTCGATCGAAAACGCCTACCGCCTGCAGATCATGAATACCGGCGACCAGACACGCAGCTTCCGGATCAGCGTCGCCGGCATCGACGGCATCCGCCTGACGAGCAGCGAACGGCTGACCATTGCCGGCGGCGAAATCGGCATCCAGACGGCGATTGTCACGGCGGCACCCGGCGCCAGCCAGGCCGGTGCGACAGCGATCAACTTCACGATTGCCGACGAAAACGATCCGCAGGTCAGCGTTGTCGAACATTCCAAATTCTGGATGCCGTAG
- a CDS encoding RrF2 family transcriptional regulator: MNLDFSKPGCYKQYFKYTLSIVMRLSNFSDYSLRVLMYLGADPDRLATISEIAAGHAISENHLMKVVHQLGRYGYLETVRGKGGGMRLARSPDAIVLGEVLRQTETDFMLAECLGSDASCRIQGACGLKRILNEALSAMFLVLDSYTLADLLRDPLGLVPAGRAPAAALTAGG, encoded by the coding sequence ATGAATCTTGATTTTAGCAAGCCCGGCTGCTATAAGCAATATTTCAAATACACCTTAAGCATTGTCATGCGCCTGAGCAATTTTTCCGACTACAGCCTGCGTGTCCTGATGTATCTCGGTGCCGATCCCGACCGCCTGGCGACGATCAGCGAGATCGCCGCCGGCCACGCGATTTCGGAAAACCACCTGATGAAGGTCGTGCACCAGCTCGGCCGTTACGGCTATCTCGAAACCGTGCGCGGCAAGGGCGGCGGCATGCGGCTGGCCCGCTCGCCGGACGCGATCGTGCTTGGCGAGGTGCTGCGCCAGACGGAGACCGACTTCATGCTGGCCGAATGTCTGGGCAGCGACGCCAGTTGCCGCATCCAGGGCGCCTGCGGCCTGAAACGCATCCTCAACGAGGCGCTCAGCGCCATGTTCCTGGTCCTCGATAGCTATACCCTGGCCGATCTGCTGCGCGATCCGCTCGGCCTGGTGCCAGCCGGCCGGGCACCGGCTGCCGCGCTGACGGCGGGGGGCTGA
- a CDS encoding HPP family protein, with product MLERSWRGYWRKMRGTTRGSPPRVSNEEIFWSWLGALLGIGLLAWLAQLLFAGYDLILMIGSFGASAVLVYGAVRSPLAQPRNLIGGHLLSALVGVSCWQLLHALPLLAPAVAVASALALMHATRTLHPPGGATALIAVVGSPEIHRLGYWYVLVPGTLGPLILLLVALLINNLPTSRRYPEIWF from the coding sequence GTGCTCGAGCGAAGCTGGCGCGGCTATTGGCGCAAGATGCGCGGTACGACGCGGGGTAGCCCGCCGCGGGTCAGCAACGAGGAAATCTTCTGGTCCTGGCTCGGCGCCCTGCTTGGCATCGGCCTGCTCGCCTGGCTGGCACAACTGCTGTTCGCCGGCTACGACCTGATCCTGATGATCGGCTCCTTCGGTGCCTCGGCGGTGCTGGTTTACGGCGCCGTGCGCAGTCCGCTCGCCCAGCCGCGCAATTTGATTGGCGGGCATCTGCTCTCGGCGCTGGTTGGCGTCAGTTGCTGGCAACTGCTCCACGCCTTGCCGCTGCTGGCGCCCGCCGTGGCGGTGGCGAGTGCCCTGGCGCTGATGCACGCGACGCGGACCCTGCATCCGCCAGGCGGTGCGACGGCGCTGATCGCCGTGGTCGGCTCGCCGGAAATTCACCGTCTCGGCTACTGGTACGTGCTGGTGCCGGGCACGCTTGGCCCCCTGATCCTGCTGCTGGTGGCGCTGCTGATCAATAATTTGCCGACTTCCCGGCGTTATCCCGAAATATGGTTCTAA
- a CDS encoding low molecular weight protein-tyrosine-phosphatase, whose amino-acid sequence MQRPYRILCVCMGNVYRSPAAEVVLRSLLRDHGLGDRVEVASAGTHAHRTGEACDVRARQLAWARGYDLSRARARKIGWQDFDDFDLILAMDRNNLASLRRMASEVQQDKIRLFMDYATTFAEEEILDPCTTLGGSFEHVLDLVEDAAKGVVASLEMAMMASESCQPEVR is encoded by the coding sequence ATGCAAAGACCTTATCGTATTCTGTGCGTCTGCATGGGCAATGTTTACCGCTCGCCGGCCGCCGAGGTCGTTTTGCGCAGCCTGTTGCGCGATCATGGTCTGGGCGACCGGGTCGAGGTTGCCTCGGCGGGCACGCACGCCCACCGGACGGGCGAGGCCTGCGACGTGCGTGCCCGGCAGCTCGCCTGGGCGCGCGGCTACGACCTGTCGCGGGCGCGGGCGCGCAAAATCGGCTGGCAGGATTTCGACGATTTCGACCTGATCCTGGCCATGGATCGCAACAACCTGGCCAGCCTGCGGCGCATGGCGAGCGAGGTGCAACAGGACAAGATCCGCCTGTTCATGGACTACGCGACGACCTTTGCCGAAGAGGAGATCCTCGATCCCTGTACCACGCTGGGCGGCAGTTTCGAGCATGTCCTCGACCTGGTAGAGGATGCGGCAAAAGGTGTCGTCGCCAGCCTGGAAATGGCTATGATGGCGTCGGAAAGTTGCCAACCCGAGGTCAGGTAA